A genomic segment from Neobacillus sp. YX16 encodes:
- the murB gene encoding UDP-N-acetylmuramate dehydrogenase encodes MDGLFTEVQELNIGKVKRNEPLSQHTTMKIGGPADLFIEPSSLENIQKVMNLIKERQLPWRAIGRGSNLLVSDKGIEGVVIRLGSGLNHLSINESTITVGGGHSLVSLSTLISKRGMSGLEFASGIPGSVGGAVYMNAGAHGSDISKILTRAHILFEDGSIEWLSNDEMEFTYRTSVLQKKRPGIVLEAEFKLTMGDRTAIVSKMQKNKDYRKETQPWNFPCAGSIFRNPLPNYAGKLIEEAGLKGFQIGGAKISEMHGNFIVNAGNATAKDVLDLIQYIKDKILHLYGIKMETEVEIIGRK; translated from the coding sequence ATGGACGGATTATTTACAGAAGTTCAAGAATTAAATATTGGCAAAGTGAAGAGAAATGAACCGCTATCCCAGCATACAACAATGAAAATTGGAGGTCCGGCTGATCTCTTTATTGAACCATCATCATTGGAAAATATTCAAAAAGTAATGAACCTCATTAAGGAACGTCAACTTCCCTGGAGAGCTATTGGCAGAGGATCTAATCTTCTTGTTTCTGATAAGGGGATTGAAGGTGTGGTAATAAGATTAGGTTCTGGATTAAACCATCTATCCATTAATGAGTCCACTATTACAGTTGGAGGAGGACATTCTTTAGTCAGCTTATCAACATTAATTTCGAAGAGGGGCATGTCTGGACTTGAATTTGCCAGCGGCATTCCAGGATCTGTTGGTGGAGCAGTTTATATGAACGCAGGAGCACATGGCTCTGATATTAGTAAGATTTTAACAAGGGCGCATATATTGTTTGAAGACGGGTCCATTGAATGGCTTTCAAATGATGAAATGGAGTTCACCTATAGGACCTCTGTCCTCCAAAAGAAACGCCCTGGTATCGTACTTGAAGCGGAATTTAAGCTGACAATGGGTGATAGGACTGCTATTGTTTCCAAAATGCAAAAAAATAAAGATTATCGCAAAGAAACACAGCCGTGGAATTTCCCGTGTGCAGGAAGTATTTTTCGTAACCCGCTTCCAAATTATGCCGGTAAATTAATTGAGGAAGCCGGCTTAAAAGGTTTCCAAATTGGCGGTGCAAAAATCTCAGAAATGCACGGAAATTTCATTGTAAATGCCGGTAATGCAACTGCCAAGGATGTATTAGATTTAATTCAGTATATTAAAGATAAAATTCTACATTTATATGGAATTAAAATGGAGACTGAGGTAGAAATTATTGGCCGTAAGTAA
- a CDS encoding cell division protein FtsQ/DivIB yields MDKGKIVALEDRIPKLKEQRRRKANRRLIILLFLFFTMIAVVAYVQSPLSHVKKITIKGNDLLSTNEIISTSHLSKKTNIWSVKKDSIELNLQKVNVIKEAKVKIVWPNTVMIEIEERKKIAYLESDNSYYPVMENGKILKDREVSEIPVSAPILFKFKEGAILKETVSALEELPDEVLNAISEVHYTPKKTDQYHISLFMNDGFEVSATLRSFSEKMIHYPSIISQLDPNKKGIIDLEVGSYFKAYELKADESEESEIENDKGEG; encoded by the coding sequence ATGGATAAAGGTAAGATTGTCGCTCTTGAGGATCGAATTCCAAAGCTTAAAGAGCAAAGACGTCGTAAAGCCAATAGAAGGCTCATTATTCTTCTATTTTTGTTCTTTACCATGATTGCCGTCGTTGCATATGTACAGTCGCCATTAAGTCATGTTAAAAAGATAACCATTAAGGGAAATGATTTACTGTCAACAAATGAAATAATCAGTACCAGTCATTTATCAAAAAAAACAAATATTTGGAGTGTAAAGAAAGATTCAATTGAATTAAATCTACAAAAGGTGAATGTTATTAAAGAGGCAAAGGTTAAAATTGTATGGCCAAATACAGTAATGATTGAGATTGAGGAACGAAAAAAAATTGCTTATCTCGAGTCGGATAACTCCTATTACCCTGTTATGGAAAACGGAAAAATCCTTAAGGATAGGGAAGTGTCTGAAATACCTGTCAGTGCACCCATTCTTTTTAAATTTAAAGAGGGAGCTATCCTTAAAGAAACAGTCTCTGCTCTTGAAGAGCTTCCGGATGAAGTTCTAAACGCAATCTCTGAAGTACACTATACCCCGAAAAAAACGGATCAATATCATATTTCTTTATTTATGAATGATGGTTTTGAAGTAAGTGCCACATTACGAAGTTTTTCGGAAAAAATGATTCATTATCCTTCAATCATTAGCCAGTTAGATCCTAACAAAAAGGGTATTATCGATTTAGAGGTAGGTTCATATTTTAAAGCCTATGAATTGAAAGCGGACGAATCGGAGGAATCAGAAATTGAGAATGATAAAGGTGAAGGGTAA
- a CDS encoding DUF881 domain-containing protein — protein MIKVKGKHVILSLVCLVLGFMIAFSYHFTQKEINKKNKNLTSKQWEKTLDLRNQLIEIEELNRKLQKELNQKQEKVLENEKDLSKEAEAYLNLAEDAENYRMFLGKVKVKGQGVKVQLSDGAYDPEEENINNYLVHEHHVFKVINELYISGAAAIAINGQRLTSQSYILCDGPVITVDGIQHPAPFVITAIGDPDVLTSALNLTGGVKDQLVNDNIVFTLEKQNEVILNPILGNS, from the coding sequence ATGATAAAGGTGAAGGGTAAGCATGTAATTTTATCCCTTGTATGCCTTGTTCTTGGGTTTATGATTGCATTTTCTTATCACTTTACTCAAAAAGAAATAAATAAAAAAAATAAAAATTTAACAAGTAAACAATGGGAAAAAACCTTAGACCTGAGAAATCAATTAATTGAAATTGAAGAATTGAATCGGAAATTACAAAAGGAATTAAACCAAAAGCAAGAGAAAGTACTAGAAAACGAAAAAGACCTTTCAAAAGAAGCGGAAGCCTATCTGAATCTTGCCGAAGATGCAGAGAATTACCGAATGTTCTTAGGGAAAGTTAAGGTTAAGGGACAAGGTGTAAAGGTACAGTTATCAGATGGAGCCTATGACCCAGAGGAAGAAAATATTAATAACTATCTTGTTCATGAACACCATGTTTTTAAAGTAATCAATGAACTTTACATCTCAGGTGCTGCTGCCATTGCCATAAATGGCCAAAGATTAACAAGCCAGTCCTATATACTATGTGACGGACCTGTTATTACGGTTGATGGAATTCAACATCCAGCACCGTTTGTTATTACAGCTATTGGTGACCCTGATGTATTGACGTCTGCATTAAACCTTACCGGTGGTGTGAAAGATCAACTCGTTAACGATAATATTGTCTTTACTTTAGAAAAACAGAACGAAGTTATCCTAAATCCCATTTTAGGAAACTCATAG
- a CDS encoding DUF881 domain-containing protein: protein MDKHKNNISFIAISTVIGFMIAIQFQTVKEPVERDTRDLWQLREALLQEKELQSELVSEIRSNEEKLLAYESKQKQSKEQALRDTINELKNEAGLTEVQVPGLTLKIQPILEEIQLGTPVSKDVSPELLKRLLNELNMYDAKYVSVDGQRIINTTVIRDINNETKVDGHAISSLPIEVKVGVDNIEIAEKLYNRIKASKATEEFFTENLKLVISEPTPEVTIPAYDNPIRIRFLESLKANEGGNT, encoded by the coding sequence GTGGACAAGCATAAAAATAATATTAGTTTTATTGCAATATCCACAGTAATTGGTTTTATGATTGCCATTCAGTTTCAAACTGTAAAGGAACCTGTCGAACGCGATACTCGTGATTTGTGGCAGCTGCGGGAGGCTTTGCTCCAAGAAAAAGAATTGCAATCGGAGTTAGTAAGTGAAATTAGATCCAATGAAGAAAAATTACTGGCCTATGAATCAAAGCAAAAGCAGAGTAAGGAACAGGCTTTAAGAGATACGATAAATGAATTGAAAAATGAGGCCGGATTGACGGAAGTACAAGTTCCAGGTCTAACGTTGAAAATTCAACCTATTTTGGAGGAAATCCAATTAGGAACACCAGTATCAAAGGATGTTTCACCTGAACTGCTAAAAAGATTATTGAATGAATTAAATATGTATGACGCAAAGTACGTATCAGTAGATGGTCAAAGAATTATCAATACTACGGTTATAAGAGATATCAATAATGAAACAAAAGTTGATGGTCATGCAATATCAAGTTTACCGATAGAAGTTAAAGTCGGTGTAGATAATATTGAAATAGCCGAAAAACTATACAATCGGATAAAAGCATCTAAAGCTACAGAGGAATTTTTCACTGAAAACCTTAAGCTGGTTATTTCAGAACCAACCCCTGAGGTTACCATCCCCGCATATGATAACCCTATCCGGATTCGATTTTTAGAGTCATTGAAGGCGAATGAAGGAGGGAATACATAA
- a CDS encoding small basic family protein, producing MWLPVLGLILGVFLGLLTDIRIPEEYSNYLSIAVLAALDTLFGGIRAHLQNIYDEKVFVSGFFFNIILAASLAFLGVHLGVDLYLAAVFAFGVRLFQNIAVIRRILLTKWSKNKEKI from the coding sequence ATGTGGCTGCCGGTATTAGGATTAATCCTTGGAGTATTTCTTGGTCTATTAACAGATATTAGGATTCCTGAAGAATATTCTAATTATTTATCTATAGCAGTTCTCGCAGCTCTTGACACCTTATTTGGTGGAATAAGGGCGCATCTGCAAAATATTTATGATGAAAAAGTTTTTGTTTCTGGTTTCTTTTTTAATATAATACTCGCTGCAAGTTTAGCTTTTCTAGGCGTTCATCTTGGTGTAGACTTGTATTTAGCAGCTGTTTTTGCCTTTGGTGTACGCTTATTTCAAAATATAGCTGTAATAAGACGAATATTATTGACAAAATGGTCAAAAAACAAAGAAAAAATATAA
- the ftsA gene encoding cell division protein FtsA: protein MNSNEIYVSLDIGTSSVKVIIGEIVNDSINIIGVGNVNSEGLRKGSIIDINDTVHSIKRAIEEAERMIGMEIRQVIVGISGNQVALEPCRGIVGVSSQNREITNDDVRRVIEEAQVVSIPQDREIIGVIRKQFILDGKDEINNPCGMIGVRLEVEGTLITGSNAIITNTLRCVERAGLEITDIILQPLAAGDYALSKDEKNLGVALIDLGGGSTTIAYFEQGYLAATSVIPVGGDLITNDLSKVLHTSTEDAEKIKVKYGHAFYDDASEDEFFSVPIIGSDQHQQFNQLYVSEIIEARMEEIFELIAHELKRLGINDLPGGFVFTGGTANMQGVLELAQSIFQSPVRKAVPNYIGVREPQYTTAVGLIKYAYKNARLPGGTFVASAPVSEPIEKKVQKQQQQQPKAKPEKHPEDKMSSKVKKFLGLFFE from the coding sequence ATGAACAGCAATGAAATATATGTAAGTCTTGACATCGGTACATCCAGTGTAAAAGTAATCATCGGTGAAATTGTCAATGACTCTATCAATATAATTGGTGTTGGGAATGTAAATTCAGAAGGGCTGCGTAAAGGATCTATCATTGACATTAATGATACCGTTCATTCTATTAAACGTGCTATTGAAGAAGCAGAAAGAATGATTGGAATGGAAATACGCCAAGTGATTGTGGGTATTTCTGGTAATCAGGTTGCTCTTGAACCATGCCGTGGAATTGTAGGGGTTTCTAGTCAAAATCGTGAAATTACCAATGATGATGTTAGACGTGTTATTGAAGAAGCTCAAGTAGTTTCTATTCCTCAAGATAGAGAGATTATCGGAGTAATACGAAAACAATTTATCCTTGATGGTAAGGATGAAATTAATAATCCATGTGGCATGATTGGCGTTCGTTTGGAAGTTGAAGGAACACTTATCACTGGATCAAATGCTATTATTACAAATACACTGCGTTGTGTAGAACGTGCTGGTTTAGAAATTACAGATATTATTTTACAGCCGCTTGCAGCTGGTGATTATGCATTGTCAAAGGATGAGAAGAATTTAGGTGTAGCATTAATTGATTTAGGCGGCGGATCTACAACCATTGCTTATTTCGAACAAGGATACTTGGCTGCAACTAGTGTAATTCCTGTTGGAGGAGATTTAATTACAAATGACCTTTCAAAGGTATTACACACTTCTACTGAGGATGCTGAAAAAATTAAAGTTAAATATGGACATGCTTTTTACGATGATGCTTCAGAGGATGAATTCTTCAGTGTTCCTATTATAGGAAGTGATCAGCATCAGCAATTTAATCAATTATATGTATCTGAAATCATAGAAGCTAGAATGGAAGAAATTTTCGAATTGATTGCTCATGAATTGAAACGATTAGGAATAAATGATTTACCTGGAGGATTCGTTTTTACAGGTGGTACTGCAAATATGCAAGGTGTATTAGAACTTGCTCAATCTATATTCCAAAGTCCAGTTCGCAAAGCCGTTCCCAATTATATTGGAGTAAGAGAACCTCAATATACAACTGCGGTTGGTTTAATCAAATATGCATACAAGAATGCTAGATTACCAGGTGGGACCTTCGTCGCTTCAGCACCTGTTTCTGAACCAATCGAGAAGAAAGTTCAAAAACAACAACAACAACAACCAAAAGCAAAGCCAGAAAAACATCCGGAAGATAAGATGTCATCAAAAGTAAAAAAATTCCTTGGTCTCTTTTTCGAATAA
- the ftsZ gene encoding cell division protein FtsZ yields MLEFDTNLDSLATIKVIGVGGGGNNAVNRMIEHGVQGVEFIAVNTDAQALNLSKAEVKMQIGSKLTRGLGAGANPEVGKKAAEESKEQLEDALRGADMVFVTAGMGGGTGTGAAPVIAQIARDLGALTVGVVTRPFTFEGKKRSNQAAGGIGAMKEAVDTLIVIPNDRLLEIVDKSTPMLEAFREADNVLRQGVQGISDLIAVPGLINLDFADVKTIMSNKGSALMGIGMATGENRATEAAKKAISSPLLETSIDGAQGVLMNITGGSNLSLYEVQEAADIVATASDQEVNMIFGSVINENHKDEIIVTVIATGFNEEVVQPKTARPAFGQAKPQLNTMKREQKREEVPQEPVRNNNAPQEETLDIPTFLRNRNRRR; encoded by the coding sequence ATGTTAGAGTTTGATACAAATTTAGATTCTCTTGCTACTATAAAAGTTATTGGGGTTGGCGGCGGAGGAAACAATGCAGTAAACCGAATGATTGAACATGGTGTTCAAGGAGTAGAATTCATCGCAGTTAATACCGATGCACAAGCTTTAAACCTTTCAAAAGCAGAAGTGAAAATGCAAATTGGCTCAAAATTAACTAGAGGACTTGGTGCAGGTGCAAATCCTGAGGTTGGTAAGAAAGCTGCAGAAGAAAGTAAAGAGCAATTAGAAGACGCTCTGCGTGGTGCGGATATGGTGTTTGTAACTGCTGGTATGGGTGGCGGAACAGGTACAGGTGCGGCACCTGTAATTGCACAAATTGCCCGTGATTTAGGTGCTTTAACGGTCGGCGTTGTAACTCGTCCGTTTACGTTTGAAGGGAAAAAGCGGTCTAATCAGGCTGCAGGTGGGATCGGCGCAATGAAAGAGGCAGTAGATACTTTGATTGTAATCCCGAATGACCGCCTTCTTGAAATTGTAGATAAAAGTACTCCAATGCTTGAAGCATTCCGTGAAGCGGACAATGTACTCCGTCAAGGGGTTCAGGGTATTTCAGACTTAATCGCAGTTCCTGGTCTTATTAACTTGGACTTTGCTGATGTGAAAACCATTATGTCAAACAAAGGATCTGCATTAATGGGAATTGGAATGGCAACGGGTGAAAATCGTGCAACGGAAGCGGCGAAAAAGGCTATTAGTTCTCCTTTGTTAGAAACATCTATTGATGGTGCACAAGGAGTTCTAATGAATATTACTGGCGGCAGCAACTTAAGCTTGTATGAAGTACAAGAAGCAGCTGATATTGTAGCGACAGCATCTGATCAGGAAGTAAATATGATTTTTGGATCAGTCATTAATGAAAATCATAAAGATGAAATCATTGTTACAGTTATTGCAACCGGATTTAATGAAGAAGTTGTCCAGCCAAAGACAGCTCGTCCAGCATTTGGTCAAGCAAAACCACAGTTGAATACAATGAAGAGAGAACAAAAGCGTGAAGAAGTTCCACAAGAACCTGTGCGTAATAACAACGCACCTCAAGAGGAAACTCTAGATATCCCAACATTCTTACGTAACAGAAACCGCAGAAGATAA
- the spoIIGA gene encoding sigma-E processing peptidase SpoIIGA translates to MSVYLDVIWALNLLFDSLLLYLSAIFLKRRIRIWRLLAGGFIGSLIILLSFTPLHNYSNHPISKLLFSVVMVLIVFGYKRLSFFIKALMTLYITTFLIGGALIGAHYFVQFDAEMSTKVMISNVTGFGDPISWLFVILGFPIAWHFSKRNIEGMEMTKIQFDQIVNVTLRINAESFTFKGLVDSGNQLYDPLTKLPVMFVSIKNIFENVAEPVKKMAADPESLILGNVEFPVEWQNKLRIVPCRVVGQEHQLIVAVKPDSILIDAKGESYLCEKGLVSFTMQQLSADDAFQCIVHPKMLTGPKQHDDSAKVS, encoded by the coding sequence TTGTCGGTATATTTAGATGTTATTTGGGCTCTTAATCTGTTATTTGATAGCCTTCTCCTCTATCTATCAGCCATTTTTCTAAAAAGACGAATTCGAATATGGAGGTTATTAGCAGGTGGTTTTATTGGTTCATTAATCATATTATTGTCGTTTACACCATTACACAACTATTCCAATCATCCAATATCAAAGCTTCTATTTTCGGTTGTAATGGTTTTAATTGTATTCGGTTATAAAAGATTATCATTTTTCATAAAGGCGTTAATGACTCTTTATATAACAACCTTTCTTATCGGAGGAGCATTAATTGGAGCTCATTATTTTGTACAATTTGATGCAGAGATGTCCACAAAGGTAATGATTTCCAATGTTACGGGGTTTGGTGATCCAATCAGCTGGCTTTTTGTTATATTAGGTTTTCCAATTGCTTGGCATTTCTCAAAGAGGAATATTGAAGGAATGGAAATGACCAAAATTCAATTTGATCAGATTGTAAATGTCACTCTAAGAATTAATGCAGAATCTTTTACTTTTAAAGGTCTAGTCGACAGTGGAAATCAGCTTTATGATCCATTAACCAAACTTCCTGTTATGTTTGTTTCTATCAAGAATATCTTTGAAAATGTGGCCGAACCGGTAAAAAAAATGGCAGCCGATCCTGAATCTCTGATTCTCGGAAATGTGGAATTTCCGGTTGAATGGCAAAATAAGCTAAGGATTGTACCTTGCCGGGTGGTAGGACAAGAGCATCAACTTATCGTTGCTGTTAAGCCTGACTCAATATTGATTGACGCTAAGGGTGAAAGTTATTTATGTGAAAAAGGCCTTGTATCGTTTACTATGCAGCAATTATCTGCCGATGATGCCTTTCAATGCATTGTCCATCCAAAAATGCTCACCGGGCCAAAACAGCATGATGATTCGGCGAAAGTAAGCTAA
- the sigE gene encoding RNA polymerase sporulation sigma factor SigE has protein sequence MKKWRLRLSYYWYKILIKLGIKSDEVYYIGGSEALPPPLSKDEEEVLLNKLPGGDKAARSILIERNLRLVVYIARKFENTGINIEDLISIGTIGLIKAVNTFNPEKKIKLATYASRCIENEILMYLRRNNKIRSEVSFDEPLNIDWDGNELLLSDVLGTDDDIITKDLEANVDRKLLTKALHQLSDREKQIMELRFGLTNGEEKTQKDVADMLGISQSYISRLEKRIIKRLRKEFNKMV, from the coding sequence GTGAAAAAATGGAGACTTCGCTTATCCTACTACTGGTATAAGATACTAATCAAATTAGGAATTAAAAGTGATGAAGTTTATTATATTGGCGGCAGCGAAGCCTTACCGCCTCCTTTAAGTAAAGATGAAGAAGAGGTGCTTTTAAATAAGCTTCCAGGCGGTGATAAGGCCGCAAGATCGATATTAATCGAACGTAACCTTCGGCTTGTCGTGTATATCGCTAGAAAATTTGAAAATACCGGAATTAATATTGAGGACTTAATTAGTATTGGTACCATTGGCTTAATTAAAGCAGTTAACACGTTTAATCCTGAGAAAAAGATTAAGCTGGCTACATATGCGTCCAGATGCATTGAAAATGAAATTCTCATGTACTTGCGCAGAAATAATAAAATTAGATCTGAAGTTTCATTTGATGAACCATTAAATATTGATTGGGACGGTAATGAATTATTACTATCAGATGTTTTGGGGACAGATGATGATATCATTACGAAGGATTTAGAAGCGAATGTGGATAGAAAACTATTAACCAAAGCTCTGCACCAACTAAGTGATAGGGAAAAGCAAATCATGGAGCTTCGCTTCGGACTTACCAATGGAGAAGAAAAAACACAGAAGGACGTAGCCGATATGCTTGGTATTTCTCAATCATATATATCCCGTCTGGAAAAAAGAATAATCAAAAGATTAAGAAAAGAATTTAATAAGATGGTATAA
- the sigG gene encoding RNA polymerase sporulation sigma factor SigG, with the protein MTRNKVEICGVDTSKLPVLKNEEMRLLFRQMQEGDITAREKLVNGNLRLVLSVIQRFNNRGEFVDDLFQVGCIGLMKSIDNFDLSQNVKFSTYAVPMIIGEIRRYLRDNNPIRVSRSLRDIAYKALQVRERLMSETSREPTAEEIAKVLEVPHEEIVFALDAIQDPVSLFEPIYNDGGDPIFVLDQLSDERNKDIHWIEEIALKEGMRRLNEREKLILRKRFFQGKTQMEVADEIGISQAQVSRLEKAAIKQMNKNIQS; encoded by the coding sequence TTGACTCGAAATAAAGTTGAAATTTGTGGCGTAGATACATCAAAACTTCCTGTATTAAAAAATGAAGAAATGAGATTACTCTTCAGGCAAATGCAAGAGGGCGATATTACAGCACGAGAAAAACTCGTCAACGGAAATTTACGACTCGTTCTTAGTGTTATTCAGAGGTTTAACAACCGGGGCGAGTTTGTTGATGATCTGTTTCAGGTTGGCTGTATTGGGCTTATGAAATCGATTGATAACTTTGATTTAAGTCAAAACGTAAAGTTTTCCACTTATGCCGTACCAATGATTATTGGCGAAATACGCAGATACCTGCGCGATAATAATCCTATTCGCGTTTCAAGGTCCTTAAGAGATATCGCCTATAAGGCCTTGCAAGTAAGGGAACGATTAATGAGTGAAACTTCACGGGAACCAACTGCGGAGGAGATTGCTAAAGTATTAGAAGTCCCTCACGAAGAAATAGTCTTTGCGCTTGACGCTATCCAAGACCCAGTATCCTTGTTCGAACCAATCTATAACGATGGCGGCGACCCAATTTTTGTGTTGGACCAATTAAGCGATGAACGAAATAAAGATATTCACTGGATTGAAGAAATTGCCTTAAAAGAAGGCATGCGGCGCTTAAATGAGCGTGAAAAGTTAATTTTAAGAAAGCGATTCTTCCAGGGAAAAACGCAAATGGAAGTAGCCGATGAAATTGGAATCTCACAAGCACAGGTTTCTCGTTTAGAAAAAGCTGCCATCAAGCAAATGAATAAAAATATTCAAAGCTAA
- a CDS encoding YlmC/YmxH family sporulation protein encodes MVKISEFQIKDVVNVSDGKKLGNIGDIEINLSTGKIEAVIVTGNGKVLGFFGREEDIVIPWKNIIKIGQDVILVRYKNIEERTTEEMEV; translated from the coding sequence ATGGTCAAAATTTCTGAATTTCAAATTAAAGATGTAGTGAATGTGTCTGATGGTAAAAAACTTGGAAACATTGGTGATATTGAAATTAATCTTTCCACAGGTAAAATAGAAGCGGTTATCGTTACCGGTAATGGTAAAGTCCTAGGCTTTTTTGGAAGGGAAGAAGATATTGTTATTCCATGGAAAAATATTATTAAAATAGGTCAAGATGTAATATTGGTTAGATATAAGAATATTGAAGAAAGGACTACAGAGGAAATGGAAGTATAG
- the pgeF gene encoding peptidoglycan editing factor PgeF, translating into MEPFVYENESYFIIENWMEKYPGLVTGITTKKGGSSTGFFENLNMGFHVGDLKEAVCSNRNKLANFIQFPVKHWVGAEQTHETLIRKITSADRGFGADSYENAFKGTDGFYTDEEGILLTLCYADCVPLFFIAPEYRMIGAAHAGWKGTVNEIAQKMVEKWREEGILPNQIFVTIGPSICEKCYIVNDYVINFVEKSLVDVEEKPYNLIKEGQYTLDLRKLNKIILLKACVPEENIQMTKLCSSCDQFEFFSHRRDQGKTGRMLSYIGWKETTE; encoded by the coding sequence ATGGAACCTTTTGTATATGAAAATGAATCATATTTTATAATTGAAAATTGGATGGAAAAGTATCCGGGGCTAGTTACTGGAATAACAACCAAAAAAGGCGGCAGCAGTACAGGTTTTTTTGAAAATCTTAACATGGGCTTTCATGTTGGAGACCTAAAGGAAGCTGTTTGTTCTAATCGGAATAAGTTAGCTAATTTCATTCAATTTCCAGTGAAGCATTGGGTAGGGGCAGAACAGACCCATGAAACCCTAATTAGAAAAATTACAAGCGCTGACCGTGGGTTTGGGGCAGATTCTTATGAAAATGCCTTTAAGGGGACGGATGGTTTTTATACGGATGAAGAGGGAATTTTATTAACTCTTTGCTATGCCGATTGTGTCCCTCTTTTTTTTATTGCTCCTGAATATAGGATGATTGGTGCTGCACATGCTGGCTGGAAAGGCACTGTAAACGAAATTGCACAGAAAATGGTAGAGAAATGGCGAGAAGAAGGAATACTTCCTAATCAAATTTTTGTCACTATAGGTCCATCTATTTGTGAAAAATGTTATATTGTTAATGATTATGTCATTAACTTTGTAGAAAAATCACTAGTAGATGTCGAAGAAAAACCCTATAATTTAATTAAAGAGGGACAGTATACGTTGGACTTACGAAAACTGAATAAAATAATTCTTCTTAAAGCTTGTGTTCCGGAAGAAAATATCCAAATGACTAAACTTTGTTCTAGTTGTGACCAATTTGAATTTTTCTCTCATCGCCGTGACCAAGGTAAAACAGGAAGGATGCTAAGTTATATAGGATGGAAGGAGACCACCGAATGA
- a CDS encoding YggS family pyridoxal phosphate-dependent enzyme, with translation MKVAENLIHIKQQIRNACQRVNRAPDEVKLIAVTKYVSIERAKEALEAGIINLGENRDDGLLAKWEVLVDKPLWHYIGTLQTRKVKNIIDKVEYIHSLDRISLAEEINKRAQKKVKCLVQVNVSQEQSKHGLAPVDVIDFIKNLQPYENISIEGLMTMAPFTDDEAQLRNCFQRLKELREEVKNCNLDFAPCTELSMGMSNDFGIAIEEGATMIRIGTALVGEAGEEDKR, from the coding sequence ATGAAGGTTGCAGAAAATCTCATACATATTAAACAGCAAATAAGAAATGCATGCCAAAGGGTAAATCGGGCTCCTGATGAAGTGAAACTGATTGCCGTAACCAAATATGTCAGCATAGAAAGAGCCAAGGAAGCTTTGGAAGCTGGTATAATAAATCTAGGTGAAAATCGAGATGATGGACTGTTAGCAAAGTGGGAAGTATTAGTGGACAAGCCTCTATGGCATTATATTGGGACACTTCAGACTCGCAAAGTTAAAAATATTATTGATAAAGTAGAATATATACACTCTTTGGACCGTATTTCATTAGCAGAGGAAATTAATAAACGTGCACAAAAAAAAGTGAAATGCTTGGTTCAAGTGAATGTTTCTCAAGAACAATCAAAACATGGACTTGCTCCCGTGGATGTAATTGACTTTATTAAAAATCTTCAGCCGTACGAGAATATTAGTATTGAAGGTTTAATGACTATGGCCCCATTTACAGATGATGAAGCGCAGCTTCGAAACTGTTTTCAAAGGTTAAAAGAGCTCCGTGAAGAAGTAAAGAATTGTAACCTTGATTTCGCACCATGTACGGAGCTTTCTATGGGGATGTCTAATGACTTTGGAATTGCCATTGAAGAGGGCGCGACGATGATTAGAATAGGAACGGCACTTGTCGGTGAGGCTGGTGAGGAGGATAAAAGATGA